From a single Eleginops maclovinus isolate JMC-PN-2008 ecotype Puerto Natales chromosome 20, JC_Emac_rtc_rv5, whole genome shotgun sequence genomic region:
- the tmem183a gene encoding transmembrane protein 183A, producing MPKKGNRKRLKFKAGDVCSESVTVADYADADPAVVKSGRLKKAVANAVEKEVKLLCGLEASHGAVEEVLSSSLSVTANALDSSDDLDHEEDGENETKEASKKKNKRRKESSESRDGGQYPVDIWLMLASYIRPEDVCRFALICKNAWTVTCTGAFWTRIYRRHYKINTDLPSRLQPDCVDRMGSLRARVIRSLFHFYEPFSLRVSKIPALPESTPTTLLNSKCLLFWVRKMSGTRPEALWEFNFKFLKQPGHSKNGCAKSLCMPRQYEDVHLNPDSDCYMLQVTTLNFIFTPVVMGMSLSLFTINVSTDMRHHRVRLLFQDSPLRQGKKRGDQNGTHVVLDPVQSVKIMDWWHPQYPSSAFT from the exons ATGCCCAAGAAAGGGAACCGAAAACGGCTGAAATTTAAGGCAGGGGACGTTTGTTCGGAATCAG TGACCGTTGCTGATTATGCTGATGCCGACCCAGCCGTTGTGAAGTCAGGGAGGCTGAAAAAGGCTGTAGCAAATGCAGTTGAAAAAGAAG TAAAATTACTGTGCGGCCTAGAAGCATCTCATGGTGCTGTAGAGGAGGTCCTCTCGTCTTCACTGAGTGTCACAGCCAATGCTTTGGACAGCAGTGATGACCTCGATCATGAAGAAGATGGAGAAAACGAAACTAAAGAGGCcagcaagaagaaaaacaagaggagaaaGG AAAGCAGTGAGAGCAGAGATGGGGGGCAGTATCCAGTGGATATTTGGTTAATGCTTGCCTCCTACATCCGCCCTGAGGATGTGTGCAGATTCGCTCTAATCTGTAAGAATGCCTGGACTGTCACTTGCACTGGAGCTTTTTGGACCAGGATTTACAGAAG GCACTACAAGATTAATACTGACCTGCCGTCACGTCTCCAGCCTGACTGTGTTGACAGGATGGGCTCTCTACGTGCGCGTGTGATTCGCTCCCTCTTCCATTTCTATGAGCCGTTCAGCTTGCGTGTCTCAAAAATTCCTGCCCTGCCAGAATCTACGCCCACAACCTTGCTCAACTCCAAG TGTTTACTGTTCTGGGTCCGAAAGATGTCAGGGACTCGGCCTGAGGCATTATGGGAGTTCAACTTCAAGTTTCTTAAGCAG CCGGGACACAGTAAGAATGGTTGTGCCAAGTCCTTGTGCATGCCCAGACAGTACGAAGATGTCCACCTGAACCCAGACTCTGACTGCTACATGCTTCAGGTCACTACCCTCAACTTCATCTTCACCCCTGTGGTCATGGGCATGTCGCTGTCCCTT TTCACAATCAATGTTAGCACAGACATGCGCCACCACCGTGTCCGTCTGTTGTTCCAGGACTCTCCGCTCCGGCAGGGGAAGAAGAGGGGGGATCAGAACGGCACCCACGTGGTGTTAGATCCTGTACAGAGTGTAAAGATCATGGACTGGTGGCACCCACAGTACCCCTCTTCAGCCTTTACCTAG